ATGGATCATCACCCACAAGCATCATATCCCCCTCATCATCAGTAAATACAACAGCCCATTTCTCACGAGTGGAAAGCTCTCCTTTGATTTCAAACAGTTCCTCCAGCTCTTTGATAAGATCCCCATACCCTTTCAATGCAGTTAGGTCAACAGCACGACCAACAGCTACTCCTTGCATTTGAACCTACTCAGAAGCAAACAACTTCTGTTAATCAGAAAGTAATGCTAAGAGGGCAAGCTATTCATACCTCCTTTCAACAACTATAAATGTTACCTTGGTACGAGTTCTTGTGGAAGTAGTACCCGGCTTGCTATGCGTCTCCTTTGGCATCACCTCTGATGCAGCTTCCTTCTGCTCTTTGGAGGCCTTCGAGACATCCACATTCTGAGCCTCGTCAGTACCATCAACAGCTGGAGCAGATCCTCTGGGGCCGTTGGAGTCCATCTTTAAACCCAAAGATTCCTTCTCTGGAGGAGCAGCAGTACTAGAATTGctaattaaatcaattccaAACAATCGGCAGCCCACagaattttcatattttttcccTTTCTCCACCTGTTCATGCACCAGGCTATTGCTTTGCCTAGATGGAAAAGCAGGTGCATAACCAGAAATAACAGACTGTGTTGTTATAGTTCTGTTGTCATCAGCAGAATCAGAGAATAGGCTGAGAGAGACATCCATATGAGGAGAATGTGGCCAGATGCCCTCTGATCGGACCCTTGAGCTACAGCTGCTGCCATTGAGAAGACAGTTGTCTATTTCCTTCTGCCTCCTGGACCACATGACTTGGCTTTCACAACTTTGAGCTTCAGCAGCACCGCCTAGTTGACTTACCTCAAGAGATTGGGTTGAGCCGGGGTACCAGAAAGGTGAAGTAGCTGAATTGGTGGTAATTTCTGCATCACAATTAATGCATGAAGTTTAAGGGGTCTCACTGAGAAATTACTGAAGAACATAAGAAACAAACGCTCTAATAGTCATACCTGAAGCTGTGGTATCCACAGGTCTGGGTCTTTTACTCTTTCCCACTGTTTGAGGAAGATTTACAGAAGCAGAAGCTGCAAAAGGCTCTATCTCCCATGGAGAAACTCTATCCGGCCTTTGAACTGTTGCTGGTTCATCCCATTGTATCTTCAAGGAAATAAGAtacaaaaatcaaaaacaaGAAAGTGAATTAAGTCAGAATTCACAGGTGAATTTACAAACCACAAGCAACCTTTAACGACCGCCATTTAGAGCCTGACCACTCTGGAGAAAAATCTCCTACTCCAACTATAGTTCCCATGAACCTAATCAACCAATTTAGGCAGGAATTATGGATCATCTTAAAACAACAATACAGCAAGACAATCAGAAAACAGAAAGTCAAGGTACCTCCTCTCAGGAGAATCTTCTCCTTCAAATCTCATCTTGAAGCGCATGCCAAGAGAAAATCCATGATTAACAGCCTCCAGATATTTGTTCAACCCAATAATAAATTGGCTTGTTCTAAAGATGTGCACGAAAAACGTGTTAAAGACGCGTAGGCTTACAAgctaataaatatgtatactGAGGGTTTACAGAAAACGGGAGCATTAATGAACCTTGGCTTGTAATAGACAACGAAGAGGGTCTGTGTTGTAACTGCATGAGAGGCAGTAGCAAGAACTCCTAAATGCATGCTTTGGCTAGATATCACAGAAGAAGGCATGGGGCTCTGCTGACGAGCAAGACGTCGAACCCCAACTCGCAGTTCCCCATTATCACTCCTGCATAACATATGTATAGATAACAAATgtaaagagaagaaaaaaagaacacaagaaCATCCAGAGACCTGAACTTGAATAAACAGTAGGTTAGTCATACTACCTCAAAAACACAAAAGCATCTCCAGCAACCAGTCTCTTTGAAGTAACAAATGTACTCCAACCCGTGGTAAGCAAATGCCTTCGCGGTTGtcctaataataatacaaggAGATGAGCATAaacattaagaaaaaaaaaagcacaCCTCCAATTTCTTCAAAGTCCCCTCATCTCAGGGAACTTGAAAATAGGAACAAGCATGACCAGAATTATAGCTAAAGGAAACATCTACCTCTAAAAATGTGTTTAAAGCGCCACTCATACCCATGAAGATCCTTTGCAACCAGTTCCTGAGTCGGAATTGATTGGTTCATGTCCTGAAGCAAATGAAGCAATGATTTGCCTGAACTTTTCAGTCAATAGCTAATATGCATGAGATTGTGCACTAAGGTTACTACCAATGGAGGCAAGCATTCTGTGGCATGCTTTCTGAGAACAGAGAACCCTCCATGAGTGCTGGTATCAGAAGCTGTTAGAATTTTGCAAAACGAATGAACAGGTCTCTTTTGCGGTTCAGGCGTGCATTGGTCAGGACTTGTAGGTTCTGTTTGCTGTAGTcatcatactaaaaaaattattgcaCCACAGTTTAGTTCAAAACCACCATCCCTAACTAGGAAGCAACTATATAACCTTTTATATttcccaaaaaagaaaaattcaatagTTAGATAAAGTTAAcgagaaaattaaaagtgaGAAATATcatctataattaaattaaaaagccCATCTCATCTAAACAGAAAGCAGGAATTGATTTTGACCAAAATCCTATTTTGCAAATTAACCcccaaaataacaataagaaaTGGAACATTTTTACTCACGTCTACTTCTGGGTGCAAGGTGATCTGTGCATAAACCTCATCTGTCTCTTGTTCTGCCTGTAAATTGAATGAAACAAACTCTTTAAAAAAAGAGCCACCTCgagtgaaaaaaataataacaatggtTAAATAAGATGAGCAATAATAGCATACCAGAAGATGAATGTGAACAACACGACAAAGGATCTTAGAAGGAAGATTAAACTTTGGGATTTGTTGAGTCAGTTCTTGATTAGTTGATGCTTCCAGCTGCAGATAGTCAGAGATACTTTGAGACCATAACACTCTTCAAGAGAGAAAGCAGATTTTTATCCACACaagaagcaaaaagaaaattataacaagaataataataacaaagcACAAACCTGTTCCATGTGACCTTGAGGAAAGTAGAAAACTCTCTCTCCAGGTCTTGGTACCTCCACCAATGGACCTGCACATGCCTTCCATAGCTCTGTATACAGATCATCTCGTCCTATatcaaagaacaaaagaagagattaataaataaagtctGCTTTAAACTTTGTCTGGTTACTGAGAGAGCCCAGGAAAAGAGAGGAAGCCCTctgaaaatagaaagaatcCTCCTTTGCGCTACTGAACATACATGCAGCAAACCAAAGGAGGATTCAATTccatgttttaatttttcctttctgTTCATCTGGACACAGTTTATTAGACCATCATGTTCTATCCTCACCCACCTCTTTCGCCATGAGAAATCGAACCACTCCTGAGATTATTACTCTCAACATGCACCATCCAAAAACACCACAAAAAACAATGCTGTAGAGAAAGAGAAGCagagcaagaaaagaaaagaaaaaaaaaacaatagaaTCCCACTAACAGTGACAAGAAAAGCCCTTTACAAAAGTAAAAGGCTAACCCATTAATggttaaagaagaagaaggaagaaaaaagagaagcGACGGTTATGTGAGCATTGAATTGAGAATCAGTAGTAACAGTGAAGTGGATGGGGTGTTTAACATCTTATTTCGGTTACAAAAGCGCTACACtctgctttctttctttctttctttctttctttttgtgtcTTTCAAGAGTCACACTAAAACCGCTGTTTTTATTGGCAACACttttgagagagagaaagaacaGCAAAACTTCTTTAAGtaaatttgtttttgttgttattGCGGTTGCTATTTTGCAAATTTCTACCTGAAACGAAAGACTTTGAAAATCAAACGTATAACCCAGAATACAAACTACCAAATCCCTAAACCAGCTTTCTCAGTCTCATGATTTTTgtattctctttctttctttctttcattagttTCTTCTCCACATTCTCTATACTTTCTCTTTCTACTCTATAGTCCTTTTCTGGCCCTCTGGTCCctgttatttttcttctccAAAATTACTCTCCAGCTAAAACCCACTCTACACTTTCTTTTACCCATACGACTCAGTTGTGTATGAATAATTATAAgatatgtttttttatatatatatttttacaattacgcttgcacttttatatataaaataaaatataaagatttttttatatatgagtAATTTTGATACATAgcataagataaaatataattttcatgttatcatatttttatatttaaataataaattattatttataaaaactttataagtataattttaattttatagtaatttataaattagtcTTTCAGTTATATAATATAGTGATTTTTCATCTTAATGAAAGCATATCACTTTTTACTGAATAAATCATTTAAGaagtatatttaatataatttttattcctATTGTATTAATAGCATCTTAAATATcagaattttattaagaaaaaaatttcgattgacttgatttattttattatttataataaaaaataacaatagtcatacaacaaaataaataaaatataaaaatatttaaataataaaaagattagattatatttatgaatcctaGTTACctacaaaaaatttatatttttgtcaaatttaacatgtataaatattatcaaattaaattatttatactagtttaaatattttgcCAAATTTAACATCCGAAAATGTTGACATGGcatctattaaaaaaatatcaatataaaggttttgtcatattgtctcacaaatttagtaaattttatttattttatctgttttaaatttatattataatattattataaatttaatttataattagcaagatattaatttaacaccataacatattaaattagtaaaagagatagatacaaattaaaaaaggaCCATAAAATACAGAGTAagcaattgaaataaatagaCACTTATTGTATCATCCCGATCAGCTCTGACTTCTATCTTCAATCgttgattatttttttcaaattcaatcTCTTGTTCTTaatccaaaataaagaaaaatgatgagaaataaaaatgagagtAGATTTCTTAATCaataagtttatttattatttatttttaatgccaacttaatattttatagtgttaaattaaaatattggtaattgaaaagtatatttgaaacaaaaatgttattgtatagaataaaaaatagataaaaacaaatatagttttctaaatttgataaaagattaaaaggacaatattattttagccgttaaaataaatacatatattgatttttttgcCAGAAAGTACCATATcagtattttaaaatactaaatatttttgaatattaaaatttgaataatattttaatttataaaagataaaaaatatgatatgcattgtgtcatacatgtttatatgcccaattatttctatttttatgcacagttatcttgttttatgccataATCACTTGTGTTtcggttcctttcatgtttcaggtgatcatCAATGGATATTATTAGTAGTCAAGAGAGATACGTGCGaatacggaccagaatccatcaaaattgagcaaagaCTATtatttcaaggttgagcacggcctagactctgaCCATTTTGAACCATCAACATTTGACCCTCAAAAGTGTCCTTTTGGCACGGCCTCCatcacggcctgtggtgggtCAGCACCAGCGAGGGCACGGGCAGGGAGAAGAGGCTGATTTTCGGGACTCAAAGGTCCAACACAGGCTTgagcacggccgtgttgggatatttatataggcaaaatcgaGTTCTTTTGtaagggttcgattttctgacaTTAGATCTCACATACACGCGTGAGCCACCCCTTTTCAGACTTTGATATTCGACTTTGGGAGACCATTTCATATATTGAAGGACGAATTTCAGTGGTTCAAgcatcacattgaagatcaagagtggattttTAGGCAAATCAAAAGGCAATTCGGGAGATCAACCACAGCCGGATTTTGAGCTGTTCAACTAATTCGAAGGAAAATGGTAcatctatttcattttctttattctttcattgttatTGAATTCCTAGTtattttagacatgaacatgtgtagctagatcgatTAAACCTATTGGGATttccttactatgttggcttagtactaaattgttggattgtttgagttcctttttgtatttttcttgctttcagtattgataagatatcgcattattcatgagacgttgtgaattgtgtttcTTAAATTGCTttctgtaattgagaaattcattaagcaattggaattttgaatagcaagaactggttaatgaacACTTaaagataagggtaattgactagatggattaagaattaataaagcttaataaagacggattaaagcttaatgctaacttaataatcggtcgttaggaagagattataactttaggttcttaggtttaggaattcggctATCTCGAGAGGAAGACCGAATTCAGTAAAGAATTCGTACACgagtagcataattggattcatcaatctattatcttttgttcgaTTGCCAGCTAGTCTAGGTTCTCTTTGGGTTCGcatttcttgtcttgattgttttattcatttattcattcttaCATCTCATTTAGAACTCAGTTTCtagttattagtaaatttagaattcatccatcatatattttagattcgataacaaagaacgaagtagtaactctgggttttcactttcccaaaaatatgaccttgatactcaccattagtgctagactgcatcgacaggttcactgccttagataaTAGCTATACAAATAatctatcaaaataaaaaaatttatggcATTAAAAACTGATACGAGTAAAGTTTATGATAGAATAGAAGTTTGTAGAGAAtgttttcattaaattattatttttgaataattggattttatttttaattatgaggTGCATTTCATCTGTTTGTTTTTCCTATCATGTTGAATGGTGTGCTTTGGGGAGATTTTCCTCctaaacatatattatttatttattatgtatgTTGAGACTCTTTCACAATTCGTTACAAAAGCTGAATTGAATGGGCAAATTCATTGTATTTCCGTGGTTAGGCATGCTTTAAgggttttttattaattttttatagataattttattattttcatttaagctataattcaaaaaatagtgcaaaattagaatattttaaagCTTTATTAAAGTGCTTCTAATCAGCTTAGTAATCTTGATAAGTCGGTGATGTATTTTGGCTCAAATATTGGAGATATTATAAGGCTCGAGATCTACAATTTTTTAGATATTCAAAGAATTGTAAAGAATAAGAAGTTCATGGGTTTACCTACCATACTAGGTAGATCAAAGAATGAAGTTTTTGGGATTTTATTTGGAAGAGTTTGGAAGAAGCTAAAAGAATGGAAAGAAAAGCTTTTATCGAAGGCGAGCAAGGAAGTTCTTCTCAAGTCAGTAGTGCAAGCAATTTCTACTTATGTAAATGAGTGTTTTTGCCTCCCTATATGCTTTTACAAAGAACTTCAATTATTGATGGCCAGGTTTTGGTGGCAAAATGATATGGATAAAGAGACTATTCTTTGGTTTGAGCTAAGTAGTATGTTTGCCTAAGAAAATGGGTGGTTTGGGGGAACAAAGGAAAATTATATGTTCAAATGATCCCTTACCAGCTCTACAAATAAGGCATTTAGGGTCCTCAACGACttccaattaaaatttcaaaattttgctATATTTAAGCCATTGTCTTCCTCTTCAAGTTAGTATAGCAAATGATAAATACCTTTAACCATAACTTGCCCCCTCTTATGAAAGTGCGAGACTGTTTTATCATTAACATTATGGTGACCCAAAGAGATACTTAGAATAACATCACTCTTTtcctcaaagaaaaaagattggACGAGGCTACAATTCTAGGAGCCTTAGGGGGTTATCAGATCAGATACCTACTGGTAATTAGTCAGTTGGTCTTGGTGAGCGGATTCAGAACCCAGGGATAGATGAAACCTAAGGGTCCGACCATATACTAACCTCCTTACTATTATTTACAGCAAGTTGTCTACCCTTTTCAAAATACCCCTTATAGACAGCATACTCGACCATCCCCATGAGGCCGTATTGCCTATATCAGCACTCCAACGACTACCAAAGGAAAAATACAACTCCTTTTAACAATCGTGCATGCATAGTGTTAGGGTTTgtttaacttattaaaagaattatttattaaaaatataaaattagtttaacttattaaatagATAACAAGTTATTGGGttgaaatagttaaataaagtaaaatgataGCAAAATAATTGTGTAAAAGAGTGTTCAAAGGAttatagttattaattatcatACTTTGTATCTTACTCTCAGGTTAATCTTTTATTagtaaaacaaaaagaaaaaagatggataaagaaagataaatatgacttttaaagaaaaaagttaaaagagaaaagaagaaaataatttttttttaatataacttaaataattttttttaatataactgatataactatttttaaaataaaaaatttattatataattaaaagaataatttattataaaatatatattaaaatattattttttaaaattaaaattattatttaattaaaaaattaatttattagttaatattattatttattatgataaaattattattattatctaattagaatattatttattagttaatataatattaaaatataattaattattattttttaaaattagaatctgtatataattagaaatgtaatttattaattaataaattaataaaaataataaattacatataatctaaaattttatattaaaaaagacatgtaataaaaaatgtatgtgttaaatatttaatatatattaaataatataaattttaaaaattaataatatttatatagagagagaTTCTTTCTCTACAACTTAAAAGTTTATcagatataataaattaagactattttatctaataaattaaaaagtattatttcTTGGTGTGTGAGCTAAACTGTATCTATATAAAATAGCGTCAAAGAAGTCTATTTCTACTCTCTACTAGCGTTGCGAGTTAACCTAACCACAGCTCCCCGGTGATAGCGTACGACTGTTTCGAAGGAAACAGTGGCCGTCTGATAAAGTAAACCACGGAGTAATTACGTGATTACACGTCACATCAGAAAGCTCGGACGGGGTTCTCGAGAAGCGTGGGTAGAGTTCCGTTATATTTGCCGCCGTTACGGTATTATTTCTATGCTTTCGTCGTCTCTTTCTTTGTCTGCATCGTGGCAGGCAATCTTGTTGGCTCGTGTAAACCCGGCAAAgaaatttcttgttttatatttttctttttcctggaAATATATTTTGGAGGTTCCgtggtatttttcttttccctttttgaCATTCTGACAGTGATAATTTACACACGTTGCCACTGTATCGCTGGGACCCATGCGAGCGCATGGGAAGTATGTTGGCTTTCGATGTGTCAGCTAGCTGAAATTCAGCCTTCCACAGTTCCACTCCCTTGGACCCATGTACACTCCACGCgccaaattttattattgctttagtttttttctaaacattattagtcataatttctaaatagttatattttagttatattatgataattaatttacgtatattatattaatatagttAATTGATAAGATAAAGCAgcaatatttagaaaattattttctaaataaatatcatttcaaaaaaaaattaatttcaaaaaaaagttattcatgctgattatttattatatataagtaaatttaaagatgtaataatattttaaaaaataaattattatataaaattatttaatttaaaaatattttttattttattttagatctttaatacaaattagaatatgtataaaaatcacttattaattattacctATATGGGAcagttttttaaaaattagtagccgaataagttataaattattataatacagTTTATTCTTATTGTAATTACTCCAATTTggctataaaaaaattgtactGCTTGACTTTTATCAACTTTATGCAAACTTTATTGTAGAATACATAATTAAAGTAAGTTTTAATCTAATATTGatagaaaaatgaattatCCATCATGAAATTGAGGCCATTCTTTGACAATTTGGGGATATTCAATGTTTTatccaagaaaataattgCCCAACATCATTTGATTTTGTTTGCCAAATAAAATAAGCTATAGTTTAACTGTAT
The Ricinus communis isolate WT05 ecotype wild-type chromosome 1, ASM1957865v1, whole genome shotgun sequence DNA segment above includes these coding regions:
- the LOC8263501 gene encoding auxin response factor 11 produces the protein MVHVESNNLRSGSISHGERGRDDLYTELWKACAGPLVEVPRPGERVFYFPQGHMEQLEASTNQELTQQIPKFNLPSKILCRVVHIHLLAEQETDEVYAQITLHPEVDQTEPTSPDQCTPEPQKRPVHSFCKILTASDTSTHGGFSVLRKHATECLPPLDMNQSIPTQELVAKDLHGYEWRFKHIFRGQPRRHLLTTGWSTFVTSKRLVAGDAFVFLRSDNGELRVGVRRLARQQSPMPSSVISSQSMHLGVLATASHAVTTQTLFVVYYKPRTSQFIIGLNKYLEAVNHGFSLGMRFKMRFEGEDSPERRFMGTIVGVGDFSPEWSGSKWRSLKIQWDEPATVQRPDRVSPWEIEPFAASASVNLPQTVGKSKRPRPVDTTASEITTNSATSPFWYPGSTQSLEVSQLGGAAEAQSCESQVMWSRRQKEIDNCLLNGSSCSSRVRSEGIWPHSPHMDVSLSLFSDSADDNRTITTQSVISGYAPAFPSRQSNSLVHEQVEKGKKYENSVGCRLFGIDLISNSSTAAPPEKESLGLKMDSNGPRGSAPAVDGTDEAQNVDVSKASKEQKEAASEVMPKETHSKPGTTSTRTRTKVQMQGVAVGRAVDLTALKGYGDLIKELEELFEIKGELSTREKWAVVFTDDEGDMMLVGDDPWREFCKMVRKILIYSSEEAKKLKTRCKLLASSLEGEGAIASLDSEHRIVVE